One region of Chitinophaga varians genomic DNA includes:
- a CDS encoding FAD-dependent monooxygenase translates to MTTQHQLHVPVLIAGGGITGLSAALFLLQQGVRPLLVERHRSTSIHPRARGFDIRTMELFRELGVGEAVREAGKALGPAWGVLRADTLAEALKGLKPREGGPITYPSQLKGLESLAALTPESGARCTQDLAEPVLRTAAEERGATLLFYTEMISFSQDDSGVTAVLQNRETGETTTVTADYLIAADGAGSPVRQKLQLPVAGPGVLADFLNIYFEADMAELVLNREFSICIIDTPGIIGFVTAINNSDRWVYQLRYYPENGERVTDYTEERLVNLLHTALGMPDLQIRILSVLPWEMTVRVADTMQSGRIFLAGDAAHVMTPYGGKGANTGIQDAQNLAWKIAAVLKGHAAPSLLNTYTTERQPIGLSNAMSSAMLADERGILKDREIMQRAVTAPLKEGEETKQPEIALTQNIRTLIGIPDYQYPVTVPSQCPPLPADKVLYGLPGTRVPHLWLDEERKRSTLDMLKGRFTLFVHGDTAPWQKMLNGHRVFVQVLPLDGDLAAQWTEATGAAPGDALLVRPDGFMAWRGNVKACAQLPLKELLS, encoded by the coding sequence ATGACAACACAACATCAGCTGCATGTGCCGGTATTGATCGCCGGTGGTGGTATTACCGGTCTTTCGGCGGCATTATTTCTTTTACAACAGGGTGTCCGGCCGTTGCTGGTGGAACGGCACCGCAGCACCTCTATCCATCCAAGGGCCAGGGGTTTTGATATCCGCACCATGGAGCTGTTCCGGGAGCTGGGCGTGGGCGAGGCCGTGCGGGAAGCAGGTAAGGCGCTGGGGCCGGCCTGGGGCGTATTGCGTGCCGATACGCTGGCAGAAGCGTTGAAGGGTTTAAAACCACGGGAAGGAGGCCCTATTACTTATCCCAGTCAATTAAAAGGATTGGAGAGCCTGGCGGCGCTTACGCCGGAATCCGGTGCCCGTTGTACACAGGACCTTGCAGAACCCGTACTGCGGACCGCTGCCGAAGAGCGGGGCGCCACCCTGTTGTTTTATACCGAGATGATTTCTTTTTCTCAGGATGATAGTGGCGTAACTGCGGTATTGCAAAACAGGGAAACCGGTGAGACGACTACCGTCACAGCCGACTATCTCATCGCGGCAGATGGCGCCGGCAGCCCCGTCAGGCAAAAACTGCAATTGCCCGTTGCCGGTCCGGGCGTGCTGGCCGATTTCCTCAACATTTACTTTGAAGCGGACATGGCTGAACTGGTGCTCAACAGGGAGTTCAGTATCTGCATCATCGATACGCCGGGCATTATCGGATTTGTGACCGCTATCAATAACAGCGACCGATGGGTGTATCAGTTGCGGTACTATCCCGAAAACGGGGAGCGGGTGACCGATTATACGGAAGAAAGACTGGTCAATCTGCTGCATACCGCGCTGGGCATGCCAGATCTGCAAATCCGTATCCTGAGCGTATTGCCCTGGGAGATGACCGTCCGCGTGGCAGACACCATGCAAAGCGGCCGTATCTTCCTGGCCGGCGATGCGGCGCATGTAATGACGCCATACGGCGGCAAAGGTGCCAATACCGGCATCCAGGACGCGCAGAACCTGGCCTGGAAAATAGCCGCGGTGTTAAAAGGCCATGCAGCCCCTTCGTTGCTGAACACCTACACCACGGAAAGGCAGCCCATAGGTCTGTCCAATGCCATGTCTTCGGCCATGCTGGCAGATGAACGCGGCATCCTGAAAGACAGGGAGATCATGCAGCGGGCGGTAACCGCGCCTTTGAAGGAAGGCGAAGAGACTAAGCAGCCGGAAATAGCACTGACACAAAACATCCGCACGCTGATCGGTATTCCGGACTATCAATACCCGGTAACAGTGCCTTCGCAATGTCCGCCATTGCCGGCAGACAAAGTGTTGTATGGCCTCCCTGGTACACGAGTGCCGCATCTGTGGCTGGATGAGGAACGTAAGCGCTCTACCCTCGATATGCTGAAAGGACGTTTCACGCTCTTTGTTCATGGCGATACCGCCCCCTGGCAGAAGATGCTGAACGGGCATCGTGTATTCGTACAGGTATTGCCGTTAGATGGAGACCTGGCGGCGCAGTGGACCGAAGCTACCGGCGCCGCTCCCGGCGATGCCCTGCTGGTACGCCCGGACGGCTTCATGGCCTGGAGAGGCAATGTAAAGGCGTGTGCACAGCTGCCACTGAAGGAGCTGCTGTCATAG
- a CDS encoding transposase: protein MDTNVIFFGIMAALGYIVLQSLFILGVRVAAKGAVEKLPNGKDKDSEMILFPIFKYLTRTARTKIYYIDGQFELLIQKLRVLMPESPLQTEGNHILLPLGDASRIPVLKELNNILPKIDGKIQVEADDHGVRFFKIDEVFKVNKYLRKPVIQCPICMASYWSVFSYWIPVIYFYGFSFWVLYAGVINICAVASMNWLLWMRGSAYESQIMKG from the coding sequence ATGGATACAAACGTAATATTTTTCGGCATCATGGCAGCGCTGGGTTATATAGTGCTGCAATCTCTCTTCATCCTGGGCGTACGGGTGGCCGCAAAAGGCGCCGTGGAAAAACTGCCCAACGGAAAAGACAAGGACAGCGAAATGATCCTGTTTCCCATCTTTAAATACCTCACCCGCACAGCGCGGACAAAAATCTATTACATCGACGGGCAGTTCGAACTGCTGATACAAAAATTACGTGTGCTGATGCCGGAATCACCCTTACAGACGGAAGGTAACCACATCCTGCTTCCTTTGGGCGATGCCTCCCGCATTCCCGTGCTAAAAGAGCTTAACAACATCTTACCAAAGATCGATGGGAAAATACAGGTGGAGGCAGATGACCACGGCGTCCGGTTTTTTAAGATAGACGAGGTGTTTAAAGTCAATAAATACCTGCGCAAACCGGTCATCCAGTGCCCTATCTGCATGGCATCGTACTGGAGCGTGTTCAGCTACTGGATTCCTGTTATTTATTTCTACGGGTTTAGCTTCTGGGTATTATACGCCGGCGTGATCAATATCTGCGCGGTGGCCAGTATGAACTGGCTGCTCTGGATGCGCGGTTCCGCTTACGAATCACAAATCATGAAAGGATAA
- a CDS encoding acetyltransferase, whose amino-acid sequence MKIRRATAEDYPEMVRIWESAVRATHDFLKEEDFDHIKGLLADAFFPQVDTYVLLDEKGMPVAFLGVHEDSLEMLFVHDTARGKGIGRHLVNYAITDLNIRKVDVNEQNGQAAGFYERMGFKVSGRSEEDAMGKPYPVLHMTL is encoded by the coding sequence ATGAAGATAAGAAGAGCGACCGCCGAAGATTACCCGGAGATGGTACGTATATGGGAGTCTGCTGTCAGGGCCACCCATGATTTTTTAAAGGAGGAGGATTTTGACCACATCAAAGGACTTCTGGCAGACGCATTTTTCCCTCAGGTGGACACCTATGTGTTGTTGGATGAGAAAGGCATGCCGGTGGCTTTCCTGGGTGTACACGAAGATTCCCTGGAGATGTTGTTTGTGCATGATACGGCAAGAGGAAAGGGGATAGGCAGGCATCTTGTGAACTATGCCATTACTGATTTGAACATTCGTAAAGTGGATGTGAATGAACAAAACGGGCAGGCCGCGGGCTTTTACGAGCGGATGGGTTTTAAAGTCAGTGGCCGGTCAGAAGAGGATGCTATGGGCAAACCCTACCCGGTATTACATATGACATTGTAA
- a CDS encoding GNAT family N-acetyltransferase → MPYFTVDISEQEQWDQLIHAAHSYDFHHTWYYHQLSAGDSHPFIFVFEQAGHFVAVPLLKRNIEDTNYFDCTSVYGYAGPVSNLDFSDIPSSLMQQFLQTFLHFLKKEKIVSVFTRLHPLIHQHFRPGQTGGLYDNGKTVTIDLTLPVAEQRQQYRKAFRSKINQLRNKGYKVRQGIYEEDIASFAAIYLQNMQRLGANANYHFDKNYFRQLLQATSFQSNILLASFEGRDTAGVFTTCCNNIMQLHLAATHEDFIHDSPMRLLVEEASIFGQSKRMQHLHLGGGVGGQQDSLFHFKAGFSEHFLDFKTWRLVADTATYKALTLKKAPTMLRTDLPFPVYRFL, encoded by the coding sequence ATGCCTTACTTTACAGTTGACATCTCGGAACAGGAACAATGGGACCAGCTCATTCATGCAGCGCACAGCTACGATTTTCACCACACCTGGTATTATCATCAATTGTCAGCGGGAGACAGCCATCCATTTATTTTTGTATTTGAACAGGCGGGGCATTTTGTGGCAGTGCCGCTGCTGAAGCGGAACATAGAAGACACGAATTATTTCGATTGCACTTCCGTGTATGGCTACGCAGGACCTGTTTCCAATCTGGATTTCAGCGACATACCATCATCGTTGATGCAGCAATTTTTGCAGACCTTCCTTCATTTTCTGAAAAAAGAGAAGATCGTGAGCGTGTTCACACGGCTGCACCCGTTGATTCACCAGCACTTTCGGCCCGGCCAGACCGGCGGCCTGTATGACAACGGAAAAACAGTGACCATAGACCTTACACTGCCTGTGGCAGAACAGCGGCAGCAGTACCGCAAGGCTTTCCGTTCCAAGATCAACCAGCTGCGGAATAAAGGCTACAAGGTACGCCAGGGCATATACGAAGAAGATATTGCATCATTTGCAGCCATCTACCTGCAGAATATGCAGCGGCTGGGGGCTAATGCGAATTATCATTTTGATAAAAATTATTTCAGGCAGCTGTTACAGGCCACCTCGTTTCAAAGCAACATACTACTGGCATCTTTTGAAGGAAGGGACACCGCCGGCGTGTTCACTACCTGTTGCAACAACATTATGCAGCTGCACCTGGCAGCCACGCATGAAGATTTCATTCACGATTCCCCCATGCGCCTGCTGGTGGAAGAAGCCAGTATTTTCGGGCAGTCCAAACGCATGCAGCACCTGCACCTCGGCGGCGGCGTAGGCGGGCAACAGGATTCCCTGTTCCATTTTAAAGCAGGGTTCTCTGAACACTTCCTGGATTTCAAAACGTGGCGCCTGGTAGCCGATACAGCCACGTACAAAGCCCTGACGCTGAAAAAGGCGCCCACCATGCTCAGAACAGATCTGCCTTTTCCGGTTTACCGCTTTCTCTAG
- a CDS encoding sigma-54 interaction domain-containing protein, whose protein sequence is MKSEQSEHDATYLSTSYGPLIGGPALQAVVQQVRQVAATDATVLLTGETGTGKEVVAQAIHELSALRARPMVKVNCAALPLQLIESELFGHEKGAFTGALQRRTGKFEQAHQSTIFLDEIGELPLEQQPKLLRVLQEKEVERIGGATVKTDVRVIAATNRILEAECQAGRFRYDLYYRLHVFPIHLPPLRERKEDIPLLAKYFVEKAARHFRKPMAAINQRSLDAMMNYHWPGNIRELQHLVERAVIIGNAPVICVELPPPENARNTDSSPPLTSLAEAERQLIIRVMKHCNGRIRGENGAAAILQIKPTTLEARMKKLGITREHVHNN, encoded by the coding sequence ATGAAAAGTGAACAGTCAGAACATGACGCTACGTATTTATCAACGTCATACGGACCATTGATAGGGGGGCCTGCTTTGCAGGCTGTGGTACAGCAGGTACGGCAGGTGGCCGCCACCGACGCCACGGTATTGCTAACCGGTGAAACCGGTACGGGCAAGGAAGTGGTAGCGCAGGCCATTCATGAATTATCAGCCCTCCGGGCGCGTCCGATGGTGAAGGTAAACTGCGCTGCGCTGCCGCTGCAACTGATAGAATCCGAATTGTTTGGCCATGAAAAAGGCGCGTTTACCGGCGCACTGCAACGCCGCACCGGTAAGTTCGAACAGGCACACCAAAGCACTATTTTCCTCGATGAAATAGGAGAGCTGCCCCTGGAACAGCAGCCGAAACTGTTACGGGTGCTGCAGGAAAAAGAAGTGGAACGAATTGGTGGCGCAACCGTCAAAACAGACGTGCGGGTCATCGCTGCCACCAATCGTATACTGGAAGCGGAGTGCCAGGCAGGCCGCTTTCGCTACGATTTATATTATCGCCTCCATGTATTTCCCATACATTTGCCGCCGCTGCGCGAGCGGAAAGAAGACATCCCCCTGCTTGCGAAATATTTTGTGGAAAAAGCTGCCCGACATTTCCGCAAGCCTATGGCCGCTATCAACCAGCGCTCCCTGGATGCTATGATGAACTACCACTGGCCTGGCAATATCCGGGAACTGCAACACCTCGTGGAAAGAGCGGTGATCATCGGCAATGCGCCGGTGATCTGTGTGGAACTGCCCCCGCCGGAGAACGCCAGGAACACCGATTCCAGCCCGCCTCTCACCAGTCTGGCAGAAGCGGAAAGACAACTGATTATTCGTGTAATGAAGCACTGCAATGGACGTATCCGCGGAGAAAACGGCGCTGCGGCCATTCTACAGATAAAGCCCACTACCCTGGAAGCAAGAATGAAAAAACTGGGCATCACCAGAGAACATGTCCACAACAACTAA
- a CDS encoding winged helix-turn-helix transcriptional regulator, which yields MASKVKGSSTNAHNLKALASYCDVNETLLNISQRWKVQILHSIFTGLQHFSQLKKAHPSLSDQVLGKRLGELVAQGLVNKTCITTTTPVQTEYSITCKGKGLLTVIFELQTWSKKDWAAQQLQCSSL from the coding sequence ATGGCATCGAAAGTAAAGGGTAGTTCCACGAACGCCCATAATCTGAAAGCACTGGCATCGTACTGCGACGTAAATGAAACCCTGCTGAACATCAGCCAGCGCTGGAAAGTACAGATACTGCACAGTATATTCACCGGCCTGCAACATTTCAGTCAGCTGAAAAAGGCACACCCGTCTTTATCCGACCAGGTGCTGGGCAAAAGGCTCGGGGAACTGGTAGCGCAGGGACTTGTCAACAAAACATGCATCACCACCACTACGCCCGTACAAACCGAATACAGCATTACCTGCAAAGGGAAAGGATTGCTCACTGTTATTTTCGAGCTGCAGACCTGGAGCAAAAAGGACTGGGCCGCACAGCAGCTGCAGTGCTCATCACTTTAA
- a CDS encoding alpha/beta fold hydrolase, whose amino-acid sequence MQSKLVKLIIVFLLVQVSLMAQSHKVYVLVHGAWHGGWCWQRVSEKLRTDGNIVYTPTLSGLGEHNNQPHDSIDLNTHITDIVNLLNMEDLHEVVLVGHSYAGVVITGVADRIPERISKLVYLDAVLAENGESCISVHPEQVRKEFEKDASQHGMRSLSVRPSSLFGVSDHKDRQWVDSRLTLQPYHTFAQPLMLQHPYGNGLPLIYIACTQPQLPVLRQFADKARQSPQWKYYEMKTGHDAMITRPKELANLLVSLSR is encoded by the coding sequence ATGCAGTCAAAGTTAGTCAAATTAATCATTGTATTCCTGTTGGTACAGGTGTCCCTGATGGCACAGTCCCACAAAGTGTATGTACTGGTGCACGGCGCCTGGCATGGCGGTTGGTGCTGGCAAAGGGTAAGTGAAAAGCTGAGGACGGACGGTAATATCGTCTATACGCCCACACTCAGCGGTCTGGGTGAACATAACAATCAACCGCATGACAGCATTGATCTCAATACTCACATCACGGACATTGTGAACCTGCTCAACATGGAGGACCTTCATGAGGTGGTGCTGGTAGGCCACAGCTACGCCGGCGTGGTGATTACAGGGGTGGCGGACCGTATCCCGGAAAGAATCAGTAAACTGGTTTACCTCGACGCGGTGCTGGCAGAGAACGGGGAGAGCTGCATATCAGTACATCCGGAACAGGTCCGGAAAGAGTTTGAGAAAGATGCTTCGCAACATGGCATGCGTAGCTTGTCAGTACGGCCTTCCAGCCTGTTTGGCGTAAGCGACCATAAAGACCGGCAGTGGGTGGACAGCCGTCTTACTTTACAGCCTTACCACACTTTTGCCCAACCACTGATGTTACAGCATCCATACGGGAATGGCCTGCCATTGATCTACATCGCCTGTACCCAGCCACAGCTGCCAGTGCTGCGCCAGTTTGCAGACAAGGCCCGGCAATCTCCCCAATGGAAATATTACGAAATGAAAACAGGCCATGACGCCATGATCACCCGGCCGAAAGAGCTGGCCAACCTGCTGGTGTCGTTAAGCCGTTAG